In Sphingobacterium sp. lm-10, one DNA window encodes the following:
- a CDS encoding methylated-DNA--[protein]-cysteine S-methyltransferase — protein MENSAAVNYKRIEKAIAFISTNFERQPSLEEIAEQVHLSPFHFQRLFTEWAGTTPKRFLQYISMQYAKEILSKERATLWEATQATGLSSTSRLHDLFIQLEGMTPAEYKQGGKNLHIEYRVDNTPFGEVLIATTWKGICYLSFIEHNLEKSLQALIAKFPEATFTAGRNEMQDQALRIFHHDWADMPQIKLHLKGTDFQLKVWQCLLEIPKGSLCSYGQIAHEIGTPLASRAVGTAIGSNPVAYLIPCHRVIQSAGGIGGYMWGINRKKAIIGWEAAKKQ, from the coding sequence ATGGAAAATTCGGCCGCAGTTAATTATAAACGCATTGAGAAGGCGATCGCATTTATTAGCACTAACTTTGAGCGACAGCCAAGTTTGGAGGAAATTGCGGAGCAAGTACATCTCAGCCCTTTCCATTTTCAACGGCTGTTTACGGAATGGGCCGGCACCACTCCCAAGCGTTTTTTACAATACATCAGCATGCAATATGCTAAAGAAATACTAAGTAAAGAGCGAGCTACCCTGTGGGAAGCAACGCAGGCCACCGGATTATCCAGTACAAGCCGCTTACATGATCTTTTCATACAACTGGAAGGAATGACACCAGCAGAATACAAACAAGGTGGAAAAAACCTACACATCGAATACCGTGTTGACAACACGCCTTTTGGAGAAGTGCTGATTGCTACCACGTGGAAAGGCATCTGTTATCTGAGTTTTATAGAACACAATTTGGAAAAGAGTCTGCAAGCATTAATAGCAAAGTTTCCTGAAGCTACTTTCACCGCAGGACGCAACGAAATGCAAGATCAGGCACTACGGATTTTTCATCATGACTGGGCAGATATGCCACAAATTAAACTACACTTAAAGGGTACAGATTTTCAGCTGAAGGTATGGCAATGCCTTTTAGAAATCCCGAAAGGATCACTATGTAGTTACGGACAAATTGCACATGAAATAGGCACACCCTTAGCCTCCAGAGCGGTTGGTACCGCCATTGGCAGTAATCCTGTAGCCTATTTAATACCATGCCACCGCGTTATTCAATCGGCGGGTGGCATCGGAGGATATATGTGGGGTATAAACAGAAAAAAAGCAATTATTGGATGGGAAGCCGCGAAGAAACAGTAG
- a CDS encoding alpha-ketoglutarate-dependent dioxygenase AlkB: protein MGSREETVEYLPQDGSSVYYGTIWSTEEANGFLMELLENIAWKQDEALMFGKRILTKRKVAWYGDHPFEYTYSNTTKRALPWTTLLQRIKQEVELVTGETFNSCLLNLYHDGSEGMAWHSDSESELKKYGAIASVSFGAQRKFAFKHKASKEKIDIQLEHGSLLVMSGTTQQHWLHRIPPTKKIHGPRVNLTFRTIVKR, encoded by the coding sequence ATGGGAAGCCGCGAAGAAACAGTAGAATACCTACCGCAAGACGGGAGCAGTGTTTACTATGGCACGATCTGGAGCACTGAAGAGGCGAACGGTTTTTTGATGGAACTGCTCGAAAACATAGCGTGGAAACAAGACGAAGCACTTATGTTTGGCAAGCGCATTCTTACCAAAAGAAAGGTAGCGTGGTACGGTGATCATCCATTCGAATATACCTATTCGAATACTACGAAGCGAGCGCTACCGTGGACCACACTTCTACAACGCATTAAGCAAGAGGTAGAACTAGTTACCGGAGAAACTTTTAATTCCTGCCTATTAAACCTTTACCACGATGGCTCGGAAGGGATGGCCTGGCATAGCGATAGCGAATCTGAGTTGAAGAAGTATGGCGCGATTGCATCGGTCAGTTTTGGTGCGCAGCGCAAATTTGCTTTCAAGCACAAAGCATCCAAAGAAAAGATAGATATACAGCTGGAGCATGGTAGTTTGTTGGTGATGTCGGGCACAACGCAGCAACACTGGTTGCATCGCATCCCTCCTACCAAAAAAATACACGGTCCGCGGGTGAATCTTACCTTTCGAACGATTGTAAAGCGGTAA
- a CDS encoding mechanosensitive ion channel family protein: MILFKSKPVTSVLILLLGMFCHTVAFANQRLTQDTLQSRADTVSAINQRSVDLMQLLEQQRRDSVKRLALENQLLTIQLSDRKENKQLVEELHVLRSRDSILLARRKQKVDSLKLLNNGAPVVPFRDTIFRIYTSLGSYTARDRASAIEDRIRNLAANLDFQVDSLRAWQNENNWIIAWNDQMIMSFNDQDALWTNTDIASLAEMKLQDIKSAITKYREETSLKNLLTSILQAALIITVLLVLLIGMNKLAAWTRRKLIGNRGKRLLGIRVRGYQLISPERQVRILWILITGAKWLLILTSFYLALPMMLNLFPSTRGYAPVLLSYFLNPLHDIGASVIAYFPNLITIIVICIVFFYALKVLKFFAGELRSGALHIPGFFPDWALPTYHILRVLLLAFLMIVIFPYLPGSDSSIFKGVSVFIGVLFTFSSAGALGNIVAGLVLTYMRSFSLGDRVKIGDISGDIIEKSLLVTRIRTTKNEVISVPNSQVMNSHTINYSADSQEKGLIIHTNLTMSYETRWQVVHELAKKAALQVELIEAEPAPFVLQNSLDDFYITYEINAYTKHPNKQAQIYSELHKSLMDVFHEAGIELLSPHYSAIRDGNKPDIPDAFISPKDSQH; this comes from the coding sequence ATGATATTATTTAAAAGTAAGCCTGTTACCTCTGTTCTTATCCTCTTACTAGGCATGTTTTGCCATACGGTAGCCTTTGCTAACCAAAGACTGACGCAAGACACACTACAATCTCGTGCTGATACTGTATCGGCCATCAATCAACGGTCTGTGGATCTCATGCAATTGTTGGAACAGCAACGGCGTGATTCTGTAAAAAGGCTTGCTCTGGAGAACCAATTGCTCACCATACAATTGAGCGACCGAAAAGAAAACAAACAACTGGTAGAGGAATTACATGTGCTACGCAGCCGGGATTCCATTTTGTTGGCACGTCGAAAACAAAAGGTCGACTCATTAAAACTGCTGAACAACGGCGCACCTGTAGTCCCTTTTCGTGACACTATTTTTCGCATCTACACCAGTTTAGGCAGCTACACTGCTCGGGATCGAGCATCAGCGATCGAAGATCGTATTAGAAATTTGGCTGCAAACCTCGACTTTCAAGTCGACTCCTTGCGCGCTTGGCAAAACGAAAACAATTGGATCATTGCATGGAATGACCAGATGATTATGAGCTTCAATGATCAGGATGCGCTATGGACTAACACCGATATCGCCTCGCTCGCGGAAATGAAACTTCAGGATATTAAATCTGCAATTACTAAGTACCGAGAAGAAACGAGTTTAAAAAACTTGCTGACCTCCATCTTACAAGCTGCGCTTATCATTACGGTCTTATTGGTGCTCCTGATTGGAATGAATAAATTGGCAGCCTGGACCCGGCGTAAATTAATTGGCAACCGCGGAAAAAGGCTGCTCGGAATTCGAGTGCGTGGCTATCAGCTGATATCCCCTGAGCGACAGGTTCGCATTTTGTGGATACTGATTACAGGAGCTAAATGGCTGTTAATCCTTACATCCTTCTATTTGGCATTACCTATGATGCTCAATCTGTTTCCTAGCACGCGAGGTTACGCCCCTGTTTTGTTGAGTTATTTCCTGAATCCTTTGCACGATATTGGCGCTTCCGTGATCGCTTATTTCCCAAATTTGATCACGATAATCGTCATTTGTATCGTATTTTTCTACGCACTCAAGGTATTAAAATTTTTTGCTGGAGAGCTGAGAAGTGGTGCATTACATATCCCTGGATTTTTCCCGGATTGGGCCTTACCTACATATCACATTTTACGTGTCTTACTGCTGGCTTTTCTAATGATCGTGATCTTTCCTTACTTACCAGGGTCCGACTCTTCTATCTTTAAAGGTGTTTCCGTCTTTATCGGTGTGCTATTTACATTCAGCTCCGCTGGCGCATTAGGAAATATCGTAGCAGGATTGGTGTTGACGTATATGCGTTCTTTCTCGTTGGGCGACCGTGTAAAAATCGGAGATATCAGTGGAGACATTATTGAAAAATCGCTACTCGTAACTCGTATTCGTACAACGAAGAATGAGGTTATCTCTGTCCCAAACTCTCAGGTCATGAATAGCCACACGATTAACTACAGCGCGGATTCTCAAGAAAAGGGCCTGATCATACATACCAACTTAACAATGTCTTACGAAACACGTTGGCAGGTGGTGCATGAGTTGGCTAAAAAAGCCGCTTTACAAGTAGAACTGATCGAAGCCGAACCGGCACCATTTGTGCTGCAAAACAGTCTGGATGATTTTTACATAACCTATGAAATCAATGCATACACTAAGCATCCTAACAAACAGGCTCAGATCTATTCGGAGTTGCACAAAAGTTTGATGGACGTCTTTCATGAGGCAGGTATAGAATTGTTGTCACCACATTATAGTGCGATACGGGATGGCAATAAACCCGACATACCAGACGCCTTTATTTCGCCAAAAGATTCGCAGCATTAA
- a CDS encoding Crp/Fnr family transcriptional regulator, with amino-acid sequence MDAVKHILEKIYPLPPESIARLKEKITLINLKKGHLLMRADRLEKHLYLIKKGVVRAYADSEKGEITFWFGQEGEAILSMASYVMDIPSYENIALIEDCTLYQIAKFDLQELYKSDIHLANWGRKLAEYELIKAERRAISRELRSATDRYQTLLSEHPRLIQRIPLKFIASYLGVTQVSLSRIRKGS; translated from the coding sequence ATGGATGCTGTAAAGCATATACTAGAAAAAATATATCCACTCCCGCCAGAATCCATTGCGCGTCTAAAAGAGAAGATTACGTTAATTAATCTAAAAAAAGGCCATTTGCTGATGCGAGCAGATCGCCTGGAAAAACATCTTTATCTAATTAAAAAAGGTGTCGTGAGAGCATATGCTGATTCCGAAAAAGGTGAGATTACATTTTGGTTTGGTCAAGAAGGAGAAGCGATTCTATCAATGGCCAGCTATGTAATGGATATACCTAGCTACGAAAACATCGCGCTTATTGAGGATTGTACTCTTTATCAAATCGCAAAGTTTGATCTTCAAGAGCTATATAAAAGTGATATTCACCTGGCGAATTGGGGTCGGAAATTAGCAGAGTATGAATTGATAAAGGCAGAACGTCGAGCGATATCGAGAGAATTGCGCTCTGCCACAGATCGCTATCAGACCCTACTATCAGAGCATCCGCGCCTTATACAGCGTATTCCGTTGAAATTTATTGCCTCTTATTTAGGCGTTACACAAGTAAGTTTGAGTCGAATTCGTAAAGGAAGTTAG
- a CDS encoding superoxide dismutase gives MGQAAIAQFKQAPLPYAYNALERAVDAETMEIHYSKHGAAYTSNLNKAIAGTALEKESLEKILAKVSSNSDAIRNNAGGHYNHELFWTILTPNKDTKPTAALSAAINQEFGSMDALKEKLNKAGADRFGSGWAWLSVDNKGKLFVSSTANQDNPVMDIAEKKGTPILGIDVWEHAYYLKYQNKRPDYLTAFWTIVNWPEVSRRYDEALQMIKKK, from the coding sequence ATGGGTCAGGCGGCTATAGCACAGTTCAAACAAGCTCCACTTCCATATGCATACAACGCATTGGAACGTGCAGTAGATGCCGAGACAATGGAAATACATTACTCGAAACATGGAGCGGCTTATACGAGCAATTTAAATAAAGCAATTGCCGGAACAGCTTTGGAGAAAGAAAGTCTTGAAAAAATTCTTGCAAAAGTATCGTCAAATAGTGATGCTATTCGCAACAATGCCGGTGGACATTACAACCATGAACTTTTTTGGACAATCCTTACACCGAATAAAGACACGAAACCTACTGCTGCACTATCAGCTGCCATTAACCAAGAGTTCGGTTCTATGGATGCCTTGAAAGAAAAATTAAATAAAGCAGGAGCAGATCGCTTCGGATCTGGATGGGCTTGGTTATCTGTAGATAACAAAGGTAAACTATTTGTGTCTTCTACTGCCAATCAGGACAATCCTGTGATGGATATTGCAGAGAAAAAAGGAACGCCAATTTTGGGTATTGATGTATGGGAGCATGCGTACTACTTGAAATATCAAAACAAGAGACCGGATTACTTAACCGCGTTTTGGACTATCGTGAACTGGCCAGAAGTTAGTCGTCGTTATGATGAGGCTCTTCAGATGATCAAAAAGAAGTAA
- a CDS encoding beta-ketoacyl-ACP synthase III yields MYNRQYASITAIGGYLPQQKRTNHDLEQSCATSDEWIVKRTGIKERRILEKDLATSDMAVAAIKNMVADYNRNITDIDAIIVATSTPDMLMPATANLIAEKLGLTNVWAFDVNAACSGFLYALDLGASLVETNRYRNVIVVGADNISSFVNIEDRSTNILFGDGAGVVWLEPSQEEGIMDAFLQSNGIGKEYLNIEAGGSLYPFNGDAVENERKYIRQDGKVVFKQAIQSMSDACKHVLNRNNLTIEDVRWLVPHQANKRIIDAVGKEINIEEGKTLSNIEYLGNTIAATIPLCIWENVKKLNKGDLVMLTAFGAGFSWGASLMRWMIE; encoded by the coding sequence ATGTACAATAGACAATACGCTTCGATCACAGCGATAGGTGGTTACCTTCCCCAGCAAAAAAGAACAAATCATGATTTAGAGCAATCCTGCGCGACCTCAGATGAATGGATTGTAAAGCGTACCGGAATCAAGGAAAGACGCATATTAGAAAAGGATCTAGCTACATCTGATATGGCAGTAGCGGCAATTAAAAATATGGTTGCAGATTACAATAGAAATATCACCGATATCGATGCGATAATCGTTGCTACTTCTACACCTGATATGTTGATGCCTGCTACAGCAAATTTGATCGCAGAAAAACTAGGTCTTACTAATGTATGGGCTTTTGATGTCAACGCCGCTTGTTCAGGCTTTTTATATGCGCTAGACTTGGGTGCCTCCCTAGTGGAGACAAATCGCTACCGTAATGTAATTGTTGTAGGTGCGGATAACATTAGCTCATTTGTAAACATTGAAGACCGCTCTACCAATATTCTTTTTGGAGACGGCGCCGGCGTAGTATGGCTAGAACCATCTCAGGAGGAGGGTATTATGGATGCTTTCTTACAGAGCAATGGGATTGGAAAAGAGTATTTGAACATCGAAGCCGGAGGGTCGTTGTACCCTTTCAATGGAGATGCCGTGGAAAACGAAAGAAAATACATTCGTCAGGATGGCAAAGTAGTTTTCAAACAAGCTATACAATCTATGAGCGATGCCTGCAAACATGTGCTAAATAGAAACAATCTCACCATTGAGGATGTCCGCTGGTTGGTACCACATCAGGCGAATAAACGAATTATCGACGCGGTTGGTAAAGAGATCAATATTGAAGAAGGAAAAACACTTTCTAACATTGAATACTTAGGAAATACGATTGCGGCAACCATACCACTGTGTATCTGGGAAAATGTAAAGAAGCTAAATAAAGGAGATTTGGTGATGCTTACCGCTTTTGGAGCTGGCTTCTCTTGGGGAGCAAGTTTAATGCGTTGGATGATTGAGTAA
- a CDS encoding M12 family metallopeptidase: MIKKQSIWKWSAAVTLSAMVTISCQKEASQVDLDAISEEISNVNAVNYDQYVGDPRAEACRIVGLDGETEPRGAALTAKLWRRGQVITVSFIGGTNFVRQKVIAYAKQWEQHANITFNFVANNGMLRVSFRQGQGSYSYLGTDALRIPTNQETMNFGWFNNNTSDTEFSRTTIHEFGHALGMIHEQQHPEAQLNWDREFVYDYYAGAPNYWSRQQVDVNLLNRYSASQTTYNTYDQLSIMHYPILGRMINQTQNTPNNSVLSNGDRQIAGILYPF; encoded by the coding sequence ATGATTAAAAAGCAAAGTATTTGGAAATGGTCCGCAGCGGTAACGCTATCGGCAATGGTTACAATTTCCTGTCAAAAGGAAGCGTCTCAGGTAGATTTGGATGCTATCTCAGAAGAAATCTCGAACGTGAATGCGGTTAATTATGATCAGTATGTGGGAGATCCTCGGGCAGAAGCGTGCCGCATCGTTGGATTGGATGGTGAAACCGAACCCCGTGGCGCCGCACTTACGGCCAAACTTTGGCGTCGTGGCCAAGTGATTACCGTAAGTTTTATTGGAGGGACCAATTTTGTGCGCCAGAAAGTAATTGCTTATGCAAAACAGTGGGAACAGCATGCTAATATCACCTTTAACTTTGTGGCGAATAATGGTATGTTGCGGGTATCATTCAGACAGGGACAAGGCTCTTATTCCTATCTAGGGACTGATGCACTGCGTATCCCTACCAATCAAGAAACAATGAATTTTGGCTGGTTTAACAACAATACCTCAGATACCGAATTTAGTCGTACCACTATTCATGAATTCGGACATGCTTTAGGAATGATCCATGAGCAACAACATCCGGAAGCGCAGTTGAATTGGGATCGCGAATTTGTATATGACTATTATGCGGGTGCCCCAAATTATTGGAGCAGACAACAAGTAGATGTCAATCTATTAAATAGATATAGTGCTTCTCAGACGACCTACAATACCTACGATCAATTATCTATTATGCATTATCCTATTTTGGGCAGGATGATCAATCAAACTCAGAATACGCCTAACAATTCCGTTTTATCTAATGGCGACAGGCAGATTGCAGGTATATTATATCCATTTTAA
- a CDS encoding metallophosphoesterase, with the protein MSNSAKYTVPVALNRITEDAHAFKPLPPPSGAYPYSLPLTSIVTEEQLEDLKDIMTFHLVGDTGSARHSPFQSVLAANINIHRKESEESPAFLYHLGDVVYNHGEASEYHQQFLSHYEMYEAPIFAIPGNHDGDINPQAEPYESLDAFIHVFCSKEPTPIRFGQNSKRLTGTQPNVYWTLETPLARIIGLYGNVNKHGMIDDTQKKWFKAELRRAKEHPEKQALLICLHHAPYSADSNHGSSIPMIELLEEAFKEIDILPDAVFSGHVHNYQRFVKHYEGKDVPYIVAGAGGYADLHTVANRSDNSVAPLPEQYGNVTLESYCDTRFGFLSLTIEKVKETNDLQISGYYFALKGKFDANETPECVDKFSFLTTKNLIDKNEVENCFD; encoded by the coding sequence ATGTCGAATTCAGCAAAATATACAGTACCTGTAGCATTAAATAGAATCACTGAAGATGCCCATGCCTTCAAGCCTTTACCGCCACCATCAGGGGCATATCCTTATAGTTTACCATTAACATCGATTGTAACAGAAGAGCAGCTGGAAGATCTAAAAGACATAATGACATTTCATTTGGTAGGTGATACCGGCAGTGCAAGACATTCCCCTTTTCAATCTGTATTGGCTGCAAATATCAATATTCACCGTAAGGAAAGTGAAGAATCACCTGCCTTCCTATACCACTTGGGCGATGTGGTGTACAATCATGGTGAAGCATCAGAATACCATCAGCAGTTTTTATCGCATTATGAGATGTATGAAGCACCAATCTTTGCTATTCCAGGCAATCACGATGGCGATATTAATCCGCAGGCCGAACCTTATGAGAGTCTCGATGCTTTTATACATGTATTTTGTAGTAAAGAGCCCACACCGATACGCTTCGGACAGAATAGTAAAAGGCTTACTGGAACACAACCAAATGTGTATTGGACGTTAGAGACTCCTTTAGCTCGTATCATTGGACTTTATGGGAATGTAAACAAGCATGGGATGATTGATGATACACAAAAGAAATGGTTTAAAGCAGAACTACGACGTGCTAAAGAGCATCCAGAGAAGCAAGCATTACTTATCTGCTTACATCATGCCCCTTATTCGGCAGACAGCAACCACGGCTCCAGCATACCGATGATTGAGCTGCTTGAGGAAGCCTTTAAGGAGATAGATATACTTCCCGATGCCGTATTTAGCGGCCACGTACATAATTATCAGCGTTTTGTAAAGCATTATGAAGGTAAGGATGTCCCGTATATAGTGGCCGGAGCAGGTGGGTATGCTGATCTTCATACAGTAGCGAACCGATCGGATAATAGCGTAGCTCCTCTGCCTGAGCAATATGGAAATGTAACACTGGAGAGTTATTGTGATACGCGTTTCGGATTTCTGTCGCTTACCATAGAGAAAGTAAAAGAGACCAATGATTTACAAATTTCAGGATATTACTTTGCGTTAAAAGGCAAATTTGATGCGAATGAAACTCCTGAATGTGTGGATAAGTTTTCATTTTTAACGACTAAAAATTTGATAGACAAAAACGAAGTGGAGAATTGCTTTGATTAA
- a CDS encoding YiiX/YebB-like N1pC/P60 family cysteine hydrolase: protein MITIKKGTFRTLLCYFGMYITIIQIAFAQSKTLPRVPDIEFHNGDLLFVGASTANLSGAIDRVTQTSAKTALDHVAIIEVSSDSIFILHANTRAGSVRELLSDFLIDQKDRQQHYSVYRLQPDYQQAIPNALLQAKKLLGRPYNHTYILNDDSLYCSDFIERIFRADHIFELEPMTFKNPETQQLDTFWKSYYQKLQIDVPEGLPGCNPNGMAASDKLDYIGQW from the coding sequence ATGATCACCATCAAAAAAGGCACATTTCGTACGCTCCTATGTTATTTTGGGATGTATATTACCATAATACAGATCGCGTTTGCTCAAAGCAAAACATTGCCACGAGTTCCTGATATCGAATTTCATAACGGAGATTTGCTGTTTGTAGGAGCTTCAACAGCCAATCTGTCCGGAGCAATAGATCGGGTAACACAGACAAGTGCAAAAACGGCATTAGATCATGTTGCAATAATAGAAGTATCATCGGATTCCATATTTATTTTACACGCCAATACGAGAGCAGGATCTGTAAGAGAATTGCTTTCTGACTTTTTGATAGATCAAAAAGATCGTCAACAACACTACAGTGTGTATCGCTTGCAGCCTGACTATCAGCAAGCAATTCCGAATGCCTTATTGCAAGCCAAAAAACTATTGGGTCGTCCGTACAACCACACCTATATATTGAATGATGATAGTCTTTATTGTTCTGATTTTATTGAGCGTATATTTCGGGCAGATCATATTTTTGAACTTGAACCCATGACGTTCAAAAATCCCGAAACACAACAGCTGGACACGTTCTGGAAGTCTTACTACCAAAAATTGCAGATAGATGTACCCGAAGGGCTACCCGGCTGTAATCCAAATGGCATGGCGGCCAGCGACAAACTGGATTATATTGGCCAATGGTAA
- a CDS encoding TIGR01777 family oxidoreductase, producing the protein MKNILLSGGTGFIGTKLVSHLLKAFSDVHITVLIRDEKDQRQESRVRYCLWNVQDEFISPDVLQDIDTVIHLAGASIAEKRWTADRKKVLLESRTKSTQLLVDWITTRGSQVKTFVSASAMGWYGAATGKIPFVEQDPAGDDFLAHVCAEWEAAAKPLRRTDVRTVWIRTGLVLHPDGGMWKEMKKAFAFRVAPRFGHGKQVFSWIGLDDLLRMYTFAAVTTSITGPINAVAPYPEQQAILTRKLLKKSSGITIGLPIPAFALKIGLGELSQELLKSAPVSSKKVEDAGFTFLQPRLEDL; encoded by the coding sequence ATGAAAAATATTCTGCTATCCGGAGGAACCGGTTTTATTGGTACTAAACTAGTGTCACATCTTTTAAAGGCATTTAGCGACGTGCATATTACCGTGTTAATCCGGGATGAGAAAGACCAGAGGCAGGAGTCACGAGTACGTTACTGTTTATGGAATGTACAAGATGAATTTATTTCGCCGGATGTGCTGCAGGATATTGATACGGTTATTCATCTGGCGGGAGCCAGTATAGCTGAAAAACGCTGGACTGCTGATCGCAAAAAGGTGTTATTGGAAAGCCGTACAAAGAGCACACAGCTTTTAGTAGACTGGATTACTACTCGTGGGAGTCAAGTAAAAACTTTTGTCTCCGCTTCTGCCATGGGTTGGTACGGTGCTGCCACCGGTAAAATACCTTTTGTAGAGCAAGACCCTGCAGGTGATGATTTTTTAGCCCATGTATGTGCCGAGTGGGAAGCTGCTGCTAAGCCATTACGGCGCACCGACGTGCGTACGGTTTGGATTCGGACAGGGTTAGTATTGCATCCTGATGGTGGCATGTGGAAGGAGATGAAAAAAGCATTTGCATTTCGCGTAGCACCCCGTTTTGGCCATGGTAAGCAAGTGTTTAGTTGGATCGGCCTCGACGACCTGCTTCGTATGTATACTTTTGCCGCAGTCACCACTTCTATAACAGGGCCGATAAATGCGGTTGCCCCATATCCTGAACAGCAGGCAATACTTACCAGAAAGTTGCTTAAAAAATCATCGGGCATTACCATTGGGTTACCAATACCAGCTTTTGCCCTTAAGATAGGTTTGGGCGAATTATCGCAGGAATTGTTAAAAAGTGCCCCAGTATCATCAAAAAAAGTAGAGGATGCTGGTTTCACTTTCTTACAGCCGAGGCTAGAAGATTTGTAA